A genomic region of Papaver somniferum cultivar HN1 chromosome 7, ASM357369v1, whole genome shotgun sequence contains the following coding sequences:
- the LOC113294679 gene encoding uncharacterized protein LOC113294679 — protein sequence MGFFDVSRGLRQGDPLSPLPFVIAEEVLSRKLTKMVQKGEIRAMVNRNGCQPSHLLFFDDIFIFFNGNKNNLEKLMQLLQKYQQASGQVVSKDKSKCFVGGVAEQRRRHIAEILQMELSEFPDKYLGVILKPGRLKVEQTWGTVEMLQKLLVGWIGKMLAFPARLTLIKFVLCSTNL from the coding sequence ATGGGATTCTTTGATGTGAGTAGAGGATTAAGGCAGGGAGATCCATTGTCTCCTCTCCCCTTTGTAATTGCAGAAGAAGTGTTAAGCAGGAAATTAACTAAAATGGTCCAAAAAGGAGAGATTAGAGCAATGGTGAACAGAAATGGATGTCAACCATCTCACTTACTATTTTTTGATGACATATTCATATTTTTCAATGggaataaaaataatttagaGAAGTTAATGCAACTACTACAAAAATACCAACAAGCTTCAGGTCAGGTAGTAAGTAAAGATAAGAGTAAATGCTTTGTGGGTGGAGTGGCAGAACAAAGAAGAAGACATATAGCAGAAATCTTGCAGATGGAATTATCAGAATTTCCAGATAAATATCTGGGAGTAATACTAAAGCCTGGAAGACTTAAAGTAGAGCAAACTTGGGGGACTGTAGAGATGTTACAAAAGTTATTGGTTGGATGGATTGGTAAGATGCTTGCTTTCCCTGCTAGACTAACACTGATAAAGTTTGTTCTATGTAGTACCAATCTATAA